In Bacillus pumilus, the sequence TTGGTAGAACGCTGTGGTTTTTCCATATTTTTTGATTTATGATATCTGCATAAATGTTATGTGAGGGAGCAGGTACGATGGTCAATCGAAAGGATAGATTAACTGATAAAGAATATAAAATCATATCCGATCATGCTGGAGACATAGACAATTACCAGCAGCACCATACGATAGAAATAGGTCAGCAAACGCTCACTGTCCACGATTTTCTAAAGATCGATCATAAATTATATGGTTTAATGATGCAGCAGGAACATTCAGACGAATTCATCGTTGCTTTTCACTGTCCGCTGCCAAATAAAATGACAGTCACATCATCACAAGATGTGCAAACAGCGGCACAATCATTGCTCAAAACAGATTATGCCTACCCAATTGAAAGAAAGTCCCTAGCTGGGAATCAAGAACATGTCTTTTTTAAAGGGAAGGAATACATAGAACAAATCTGTCAGAAGCACCCTAATGTAGCCATTCATCTCACTGGACAAGCCCTTGCCGGTGCTGTTTGTGCTTATATTGCAACAGAACAGCCAGCTGTCAAAAAATCCGTCACCTTTGATAGTCCAAATATATGGAGCAGCCTGCCGCCTTCGATTCAGCAAAAGGCGCTGCAAGGTAAATATACTCATGTTCTCACTGAATATATTCAGCCTACTCATTACCTAGGTTTACTCAATCGTCACGATCATGGGATTGGACAAGTCAAATACACCGTACCGCCTCGGGAGCAAGGCTCGGTCCAAGAATCCATTCAATATAAACAAAGGGAAATTGACACCTTTTTAAAATCAGCCTTTGCTTCTATGAATATAGAATGGAACGAATCATTTGATACAAATGCATTTTTAGCTCTCGTTTCAGGAGATACAAAGCCGAATGGTTATTTATTCCATCCGAATGGAACCGCTCGTATTTTAGATGAACAGCTTGATCACAATACGAGTTTTACAGCGATGCTTTTGCAAGAAATTCATTCAGGCCGTGCATATGCACAAAGCGGTCTTGAAATTATCATAAAATCCCATTTACTAAAAAATTCATCTTATGATCTACAAAGCATTATTGAGCATGAGGTACAAACTGTATTTGAGAAAATCGATGGAATCGATGAAAGTGTAAAAGAAGCCGTCCACCATGTAAAACAAGAGCTCAAAGGACTTGTCGGTTTTGGCCACTATGATTTATTAAGTCATACAGATGTAGAAGCACTGTTAGAGGAAGTACGGATGGAGCAGCATCATTCATCCTTTTATTCACATGAAAAACAATTGAATGCCTTGTACACCCTTAGAGATTATGAACAAGAACTTTCCACCCTTTCAAGACATCTCTACACAATGGGTGATGACTATGCCAAGGCAGATAGACGCCTTGCGTTGCAAATGGGTATTCATTAAGAAAGGAGCCGCCAAATGGTCAATCAAAATAAACCTCCTAGTGACGCCCAGCGTTTCTTGCAAAATGTGAGCGCTCGCCGCTCCATGTCTGTATTCGAAAATCAATCTGCACCCCAAACACAATCGCAATCTCCTGAAGAAATCGCCGCCATTCAGGCTATACGCAGAGAAGGACAGCGAAAGGATCTAAAGCGACTGCTGAAAATGCGGCTTCATGACGAATTAGCAAACACTCGCGTGCACTTGGAGTATCAGCTGTCCAAAACAGAAGACATGTTGAACCAAACAACCATTGTCAAACAGCATTTATCCCAGCATTTAAAAGGACAAGCCATCTCAGAATTAGAGGAGCGCATTCAGCGTCTTCAGCAAATGCCTGTATATGATGATATCAAAGACGCTATCGATTCAATTCGGATAAAATAAGCACTTTTCTTACGAAGAGAGGTGCTTATTTTGTTTTATCAATATAATTTTTAGCCCGGAAAAATATCTTTTTACTTAAAATCGGATATAGCATTAAACAGACGAGTAAATAAAGATTCAACAAACTATAGATCGGATACAAGAAAGCAATCAAATCGGCAAATCCAAGAGATGTTAAAGGCGCCATCAAAAGAAGCATGACAAACACAATCAACCAGCGAGGCATTCTTACAACAGAGAGCATCCGGCTGGATAAACCAAATAAACCAGCGGCTGTCGTCGTATAAATCGCTAGACAAAGGACGACTGTCATAAACACAAACAATGACGTCGGCGCCCCCTCTAATACTGTAAACAAAGGAATTCCCTCTGCTGAAAGACTTCCAGAAATATCAACCAGTATTTCGTTATACACATAAGAGATCACACCAAAAATCAGACCACTTAATATGCTCGCCACCTTGGCTTCTCCGAGCCCCTTCATTTCTTTCCCAACAGAAGACAGCACTGCAACAACAGATAATATATTCAAAGAGGCAAAGACAATACTGGCTGGCCAATTGTACTGCTGCCCAAAATCAATCCTCCACATATGATCATGATTCATATAATAAAAAACAAACGCATAGATGAGCCCCGCCACCAAAATTGGTATAATGAAAGCATTCACTGATAAGAGCCCTTTCACATCCCAGAAAAAAATCATAAATGAAAAAAAACAAAACGCACCGATGCCAACCCAAAATGGTACATGATACATCTCAAGTGTAACCCCGCCACCGGCAATCATGACCGTAGTTGTCGTGAATAAATAAAGAACGATTAAAATGTCATACACCTTAGCCAGCCATGGTCCTACCAGTCGCTCTAACACTGGCACAAAGTGATCGGCACGCACCTCATAACTGATTTTTAACACCACATAGGTAGACAGCATAAACATCAATGTAAACAGGAGAATGGCTAGTCCACTATCAATGCCAAAAAACTGCCAAATTTCTTGGCCGGAAGCATATCCCGCTCCTATTAAGCTTCCTAAAATTAAAAGCGTCCACCTTGAACCAGCCTTCCACACAATCATCACCTCATAGGTATAGAATTAAGCTTGTTTCCGTATACTGTTACTAACTACTATGACAAGGAAGTGAGACCTATGAATAGCAAGAACGGTCTTTTTTTAAGAAATAGGGTGAAAGAATACGTGTCCCATACGGATACAAATGCCATTCAACAGCTTAAAAGTATTTTATTCTCGCATCTTCAGAAAGCAGAAAAAAGACCCGTTGCCATCGTTTGTATTGGAACAGACCGCTCAACTGGCGACTCTCTAGGTCCACTTGTTGGCACAAAGCTTTCAGGTCTGGAATTGAAAAAGCTTCATGTATACGGAACGCTCTCTGACCCAGTGCATGCGGTCAATTTAAAAGAAAAGCTCGCTGAAATTGAACAAGCTCATAAACATCCGTTTATTGTAGCTGTTGATGCCTGTTTAGGAAGAGTGAAAAGTGTAGGTTCCTTTCAGATTGGAGATGGGCCGTTAAAGCCTGGGGCAGGTGTGCAAAAGGAGCTGCCAGAGGTAGGAGATATTCATATCAATGGGATTGTCAACGTGAGCGGTTTTATGGAATACTTCGTTCTCCAAAATACACGTCTTCACCTTGTCATGTCTATGGCCAATACACTTTCTGAAAGTCTATCTCACATTGATCAAATGGATTGGACGAGAGAAAAAAGCCGATCTCTCTTCACCCCTATTCAAAATATCACTGGGAGAATATAAAAAAGACCATCTCTCGTATCAAGATGGTCACTCTGAGGATTCTCTCGCAGAAAGCAATTCAAGAATTCTGTCTAAATCTTCGTTTGAGAGAAATTCAATCTCAATTTTCCCTTTTTTCTTCTGTTTCTTGATCGTAACTGGAGTACCAAAGTAATGTTGTAAGAAAGACTCTCTTTCTTTCAACACTCGATCCTTTGGTGCTTCTTTTTTCTTTGTTTCACGTGGAACATTTTCGTTTAATTGCTGAACAAGTTTCTCAACCTGACGTACATTTAACCCTTCATCCACGATTT encodes:
- the yyaC gene encoding spore protease YyaC, yielding MNSKNGLFLRNRVKEYVSHTDTNAIQQLKSILFSHLQKAEKRPVAIVCIGTDRSTGDSLGPLVGTKLSGLELKKLHVYGTLSDPVHAVNLKEKLAEIEQAHKHPFIVAVDACLGRVKSVGSFQIGDGPLKPGAGVQKELPEVGDIHINGIVNVSGFMEYFVLQNTRLHLVMSMANTLSESLSHIDQMDWTREKSRSLFTPIQNITGRI
- a CDS encoding hydrolase — encoded protein: MVNRKDRLTDKEYKIISDHAGDIDNYQQHHTIEIGQQTLTVHDFLKIDHKLYGLMMQQEHSDEFIVAFHCPLPNKMTVTSSQDVQTAAQSLLKTDYAYPIERKSLAGNQEHVFFKGKEYIEQICQKHPNVAIHLTGQALAGAVCAYIATEQPAVKKSVTFDSPNIWSSLPPSIQQKALQGKYTHVLTEYIQPTHYLGLLNRHDHGIGQVKYTVPPREQGSVQESIQYKQREIDTFLKSAFASMNIEWNESFDTNAFLALVSGDTKPNGYLFHPNGTARILDEQLDHNTSFTAMLLQEIHSGRAYAQSGLEIIIKSHLLKNSSYDLQSIIEHEVQTVFEKIDGIDESVKEAVHHVKQELKGLVGFGHYDLLSHTDVEALLEEVRMEQHHSSFYSHEKQLNALYTLRDYEQELSTLSRHLYTMGDDYAKADRRLALQMGIH
- a CDS encoding YkvI family membrane protein, which codes for MIVWKAGSRWTLLILGSLIGAGYASGQEIWQFFGIDSGLAILLFTLMFMLSTYVVLKISYEVRADHFVPVLERLVGPWLAKVYDILIVLYLFTTTTVMIAGGGVTLEMYHVPFWVGIGAFCFFSFMIFFWDVKGLLSVNAFIIPILVAGLIYAFVFYYMNHDHMWRIDFGQQYNWPASIVFASLNILSVVAVLSSVGKEMKGLGEAKVASILSGLIFGVISYVYNEILVDISGSLSAEGIPLFTVLEGAPTSLFVFMTVVLCLAIYTTTAAGLFGLSSRMLSVVRMPRWLIVFVMLLLMAPLTSLGFADLIAFLYPIYSLLNLYLLVCLMLYPILSKKIFFRAKNYIDKTK